The sequence below is a genomic window from Balearica regulorum gibbericeps isolate bBalReg1 chromosome 9, bBalReg1.pri, whole genome shotgun sequence.
CGTGCTCCACCGTGACATGAGTCACCAGCTCGTGCATCGTGCTGAAAGTTTTCGAGCATAATTTTTTGGGAGTCTGGTCCAACTCAATCCACTTACAGATGAGTTCCTGTTTGATGGGCTGCCTCATGTAACGAAAGAAGGCACCCGGGCCGTGGTGTGGAGCCAGATTCACGTTCAGATTCATGCCACCGAAGCTATGAAGCgaagaagcagcaaaaggaTCTGTCCTGGAGGCTGGTACTTGAGTGAAATGTTCAGACCTGGCGTACATTTCTCCAGGTAACCCCAGTCTTATCTGTCCGTTTAGATGGCCACCTGGAGCTGCATGGGGAGGCTGCTCATGGAGTCCAGTGAACAGAGAGGGATTCCCAGCTTctgagtggtggtggtggtggccaTGGTGTCCGGGGTAGCTACCTGTTGTTGAGACAAACAGTCCGTGGTGAGAACTTGCAGCAGGGTGCTGCTCGGTCAGCCCTGGCATGAGTGGGGCCGGCAGGTCACTGCGTATGAAGAAGTCCCTACCTGCTGCCAGAGCCTGGGCCGGGTGAGAGACGGGGTAAGGGGCTGCTGGTGACTGCGCCGGGCCAAACGCTCCCGTTTGACTAGAGACCACCTCGGCTTGGCCTGCcggatgatgatgatgatgatgatgatgatgaagatggtggtggtggtggtggagctGGTGGTGGGGATGAGGGGCAGGGCTGAGCTTAAGGGCCGCGGGGTGatgctgaggaggaggatggtggcGGTGCCCCATGTGTTCTGGCCGGAGCGGATGCGGCCCGAGGCGGGACTCGGCGGCGTGCTCCCCCGGCTGCGTGGGCGCCGTGGCGTGGGGGTGCCCGGCGAAGCCCGGGAAGCCTGTCATGCTCtgaggggggtggtggtggtggtggtggcgaGGAGCCCCCCCCAAGTCTACTAATCTCAGCGCCGTGTTCCGcctggagagagcagcagggTCCATCACTGGGATCCCCAGAGCACCCACGCTCATTAGCTTCTAA
It includes:
- the ZIC4 gene encoding zinc finger protein ZIC 4 isoform X1; the encoded protein is MSVGALGIPVMDPAALSRRNTALRLVDLGGAPRHHHHHHPPQSMTGFPGFAGHPHATAPTQPGEHAAESRLGPHPLRPEHMGHRHHPPPQHHPAALKLSPAPHPHHQLHHHHHHLHHHHHHHHHPAGQAEVVSSQTGAFGPAQSPAAPYPVSHPAQALAAGRDFFIRSDLPAPLMPGLTEQHPAASSHHGLFVSTTGSYPGHHGHHHHHSEAGNPSLFTGLHEQPPHAAPGGHLNGQIRLGLPGEMYARSEHFTQVPASRTDPFAASSLHSFGGMNLNVNLAPHHGPGAFFRYMRQPIKQELICKWIELDQTPKKLCSKTFSTMHELVTHVTVEHVGGPEQSNHICFWEECPREGKPFKAKYKLVNHIRVHTGEKPFPCPFPGCGKVFARSENLKIHKRTHTGEKPFKCEFEGCDRRFANSSDRKKHSHVHTSDKPYNCKVRGCDKSYTHPSSLRKHMKVHCKSPPPSSGYESSTPSLVSPSSDSGREPPASCSHAEPSAPAQPAANLSEWYVCQGAGLRRPPAAPAAPPPPRPHGEPRPRC
- the ZIC4 gene encoding zinc finger protein ZIC 4 isoform X3, encoding MSVGALGIPVMDPAALSRRNTALRLVDLGGAPRHHHHHHPPQSMTGFPGFAGHPHATAPTQPGEHAAESRLGPHPLRPEHMGHRHHPPPQHHPAALKLSPAPHPHHQLHHHHHHLHHHHHHHHHPAGQAEVVSSQTGAFGPAQSPAAPYPVSHPAQALAAGSYPGHHGHHHHHSEAGNPSLFTGLHEQPPHAAPGGHLNGQIRLGLPGEMYARSEHFTQVPASRTDPFAASSLHSFGGMNLNVNLAPHHGPGAFFRYMRQPIKQELICKWIELDQTPKKLCSKTFSTMHELVTHVTVEHVGGPEQSNHICFWEECPREGKPFKAKYKLVNHIRVHTGEKPFPCPFPGCGKVFARSENLKIHKRTHTGEKPFKCEFEGCDRRFANSSDRKKHSHVHTSDKPYNCKVRGCDKSYTHPSSLRKHMKVHCKSPPPSSGYESSTPSLVSPSSDSGREPPASCSHAEPSAPAQPAANLSE
- the ZIC4 gene encoding zinc finger protein ZIC 4 isoform X2, with the translated sequence MSVGALGIPVMDPAALSRRNTALRLVDLGGAPRHHHHHHPPQSMTGFPGFAGHPHATAPTQPGEHAAESRLGPHPLRPEHMGHRHHPPPQHHPAALKLSPAPHPHHQLHHHHHHLHHHHHHHHHPAGQAEVVSSQTGAFGPAQSPAAPYPVSHPAQALAAGSYPGHHGHHHHHSEAGNPSLFTGLHEQPPHAAPGGHLNGQIRLGLPGEMYARSEHFTQVPASRTDPFAASSLHSFGGMNLNVNLAPHHGPGAFFRYMRQPIKQELICKWIELDQTPKKLCSKTFSTMHELVTHVTVEHVGGPEQSNHICFWEECPREGKPFKAKYKLVNHIRVHTGEKPFPCPFPGCGKVFARSENLKIHKRTHTGEKPFKCEFEGCDRRFANSSDRKKHSHVHTSDKPYNCKVRGCDKSYTHPSSLRKHMKVHCKSPPPSSGYESSTPSLVSPSSDSGREPPASCSHAEPSAPAQPAANLSEWYVCQGAGLRRPPAAPAAPPPPRPHGEPRPRC